In one window of Pelorhabdus rhamnosifermentans DNA:
- a CDS encoding aldo/keto reductase — MRYVAVKGLEQLVSQIVLGTSFFRPEIKDLVFEILDTYVAQGGNVLDTSRVYGVGQSERAIALWLKARNRKDVMLISKGCHHYVDQEGIHHPEQKRVRPEFITEDLKYSLENMGTDYFDMFLLHRDDPSVPVGELMDTLEEHKQTGLIKTYGVSNWSTQRMDEAIAYTNKKGYTGIALNSPSLSLAKVTENRWEGVVYADDKYIAWHEKTQLPLFSWAAQASGFFYFASQFKPGEFPNPDIARVYYSEENMERLKRATQLAKKIGNGIEATNVALAYVLNQAFPICAVIGPQKPLGVRSSIAAADILLTEEERLWLNLQR, encoded by the coding sequence ATGAGATATGTTGCTGTTAAAGGATTAGAACAGTTGGTTTCGCAAATCGTTTTAGGTACTTCATTTTTTAGACCTGAAATAAAAGACTTAGTATTTGAAATACTGGATACCTATGTCGCACAGGGCGGTAATGTTTTAGATACATCGCGTGTTTATGGTGTGGGCCAAAGTGAACGCGCCATTGCCTTGTGGCTAAAAGCCAGAAATCGCAAGGATGTCATGCTAATTAGTAAAGGTTGTCATCACTATGTGGATCAAGAGGGTATTCATCATCCGGAGCAAAAGAGAGTAAGGCCGGAATTTATTACGGAGGATTTAAAATATAGTTTAGAAAATATGGGAACTGATTATTTCGATATGTTTTTGCTCCATCGTGACGATCCTTCTGTTCCTGTCGGAGAACTGATGGATACGTTGGAAGAGCATAAGCAGACCGGGCTTATTAAGACTTATGGCGTTTCAAATTGGTCTACGCAGCGAATGGACGAAGCCATTGCTTATACAAATAAAAAAGGCTATACAGGTATCGCCCTAAATAGTCCAAGTCTCAGTTTGGCCAAAGTGACCGAGAATCGTTGGGAAGGTGTTGTTTACGCAGATGACAAGTATATAGCTTGGCACGAGAAGACGCAATTACCACTTTTTTCATGGGCGGCTCAGGCTAGTGGCTTTTTTTATTTTGCAAGTCAATTTAAGCCTGGAGAATTTCCCAATCCTGACATCGCGCGAGTTTATTATAGTGAAGAAAATATGGAGCGCTTAAAAAGGGCTACTCAATTAGCAAAAAAAATAGGTAATGGGATTGAGGCGACCAATGTTGCTTTGGCGTATGTGTTAAATCAAGCATTTCCTATTTGTGCAGTAATAGGTCCGCAGAAACCGTTAGGGGTGCGTTCCAGCATAGCGGCGGCCGATATTTTATTAACTGAAGAGGAGCGGTTATGGCTTAATCTTCAGCGTTAA
- a CDS encoding MFS transporter codes for MGANYFDNINGVIACMAVAFFGQAMASTVTGALLSDIAPKDLLGISGGLLNFIANIGSATSPMIVGFIVQGTGGFNMALAYVSLVSVCGICAYLFVLTKVERIVLDEEY; via the coding sequence ATGGGCGCAAACTACTTTGATAATATTAATGGCGTAATAGCGTGCATGGCAGTTGCTTTTTTTGGTCAGGCTATGGCGTCAACCGTCACTGGCGCATTGTTATCTGATATTGCGCCAAAGGATCTCCTTGGGATTTCTGGCGGCTTACTGAATTTTATTGCCAATATCGGCAGTGCTACCTCGCCGATGATTGTTGGTTTTATCGTTCAAGGTACTGGCGGTTTTAATATGGCACTTGCTTATGTATCCCTTGTTTCAGTGTGTGGTATATGTGCCTATCTTTTTGTTCTTACTAAGGTCGAAAGAATCGTGTTGGATGAAGAATACTAA